A window of Brachybacterium fresconis contains these coding sequences:
- a CDS encoding alpha/beta fold hydrolase: MPGVDPHLSRTVEVRDHAGELRRWHLLDSGPWLAERGITPRGTLLAVHGNPTFSFLFRSLVREDIPWRLVAVDQLEMGWSERTGETRRYQDRITDLSLLTDALSLRGPVVTVGHDWGGLISAGWALDNRHDLAGMILTNTGLHQDLGESLPAALRLATAPGFRSASTSLTDTFLRTTLSLCKPPLPREIQDAYLAPYRTRARRKGIDQFVADIPAGADHPSRPTLERVAEGIRELTVPTLFAWGPKDITFSDRYLRDLIERVPHADVHRFEKTSHLVWEDADVAGLVAEWLAARFGPDAGQEQVSQDGAAGAWRPVSSYAEPVPERHLGEPIARLAADPAHAHSPAVVEMADADGQRREISWSLLNRRVDDIAAGLLGHGIRPGDRVSILITPGADLTAVLYACLRIGAVAVIADAGLGVPGLTRAVIGSHPDWVIGIPKALVGARAMGWPGRRISVDQLPTVDRVALGVETSIAQLATSGSMMRELGAPLDAPWPASDADAAILFTSGSTGPAKGAVYTHRQMSAMFTAVGDTLQLDPERGLVAGFAPFALLGPALGAPSVVPDMDITRPGELTAPALAAAVDALGEPAVFTAPAALRNILDTASQLDEYGRAAMASAASFFSAGAPIPAHLLRELRSLMPHAKALTPYGMTECLAVAAIDLEEIDAAGEGSGVCVGHPVPRVELAVAPMDGEGRTTGEISQDHGVSGEVLVRAPHVRDRYLMLWGTTHRSMRFTGWHATGDVGHLDEDGRLWIEGRADHVLATADGLFTPVQVEDAAETVPTVRRAGAAVVGPRGTQQVVVILETEDGYRAGKAGRPRAASTSLQEAVRRAVRERSGAEVVAVFTTSCLPTDIRHNSKIDRAALARWAGQTLRGERADAL; encoded by the coding sequence ATGCCCGGGGTGGACCCCCACCTCAGCCGCACGGTCGAGGTGCGCGACCACGCGGGGGAGCTGCGCCGCTGGCACCTGCTGGACTCCGGTCCCTGGCTCGCCGAGCGCGGCATCACCCCGCGCGGCACGCTGCTGGCCGTCCACGGCAACCCGACCTTCTCGTTCCTGTTCCGCTCCCTGGTGCGCGAGGACATCCCCTGGCGTCTGGTCGCGGTCGACCAGCTGGAGATGGGCTGGTCCGAGCGCACCGGTGAGACGCGCCGCTACCAGGACCGCATCACCGACCTGTCGCTGCTGACCGATGCGCTCTCGCTGCGCGGCCCGGTGGTCACCGTCGGCCACGACTGGGGCGGTCTGATCTCGGCCGGCTGGGCCCTGGACAACCGTCATGACCTGGCCGGGATGATCTTGACCAACACCGGCCTGCACCAGGACCTGGGGGAGTCGCTGCCCGCGGCCCTGCGGCTGGCCACGGCGCCGGGATTCCGCAGCGCCTCGACCTCCCTGACCGACACCTTCCTGCGCACCACCTTGTCGCTGTGCAAGCCTCCGCTGCCGCGGGAGATCCAGGACGCCTATCTCGCGCCGTACCGCACCCGCGCCCGCCGCAAGGGCATCGACCAGTTCGTCGCCGACATCCCCGCCGGCGCCGATCACCCCTCCCGGCCGACGCTCGAGCGCGTCGCCGAAGGCATCCGGGAGCTGACGGTCCCCACCTTGTTCGCCTGGGGCCCGAAGGACATCACCTTCTCCGACCGCTATCTGCGCGATCTCATCGAGCGCGTGCCCCACGCGGACGTGCACCGCTTCGAGAAGACATCCCACCTGGTGTGGGAGGACGCCGACGTCGCCGGTCTCGTCGCCGAGTGGCTGGCCGCGCGGTTCGGCCCCGACGCAGGTCAGGAGCAGGTGTCGCAGGACGGAGCGGCAGGGGCCTGGCGCCCGGTATCCTCCTATGCCGAGCCGGTCCCGGAGCGGCATCTCGGCGAGCCGATCGCCCGCCTGGCCGCCGATCCCGCCCACGCCCACAGCCCCGCCGTGGTCGAGATGGCCGACGCCGACGGGCAGCGCCGCGAGATCTCCTGGTCGCTGCTGAACCGCCGCGTCGACGACATCGCCGCCGGACTGCTCGGCCACGGCATCCGCCCCGGCGACCGCGTCAGCATCCTGATCACCCCCGGCGCCGACCTCACGGCCGTCCTGTACGCCTGCCTGCGCATCGGGGCGGTCGCCGTGATCGCCGATGCCGGCCTGGGCGTGCCCGGCCTCACCCGCGCCGTGATCGGGTCCCACCCCGACTGGGTGATCGGCATCCCCAAGGCGCTGGTCGGCGCCCGGGCGATGGGCTGGCCCGGCCGACGCATCAGCGTCGACCAGCTGCCCACCGTCGATCGCGTCGCCCTCGGGGTCGAGACCTCGATCGCCCAGCTGGCGACGTCCGGTTCGATGATGCGCGAGCTCGGGGCCCCGCTGGACGCCCCCTGGCCCGCTTCCGACGCGGACGCGGCGATCCTGTTCACCTCCGGCTCCACCGGCCCGGCCAAGGGTGCCGTGTACACGCACCGGCAGATGAGCGCGATGTTCACCGCCGTCGGCGACACCCTCCAGCTCGATCCCGAGCGCGGTCTGGTCGCCGGCTTCGCCCCCTTCGCCCTGCTGGGACCCGCGCTCGGCGCGCCGTCCGTGGTCCCCGACATGGACATCACCCGTCCCGGCGAGCTGACCGCCCCGGCCCTGGCCGCGGCGGTCGACGCCCTCGGCGAGCCCGCCGTCTTCACCGCCCCCGCGGCTCTGCGCAACATCCTGGACACCGCCTCCCAGCTCGACGAGTACGGTCGGGCGGCGATGGCGAGCGCGGCGAGCTTCTTCTCCGCCGGCGCCCCGATCCCGGCGCATCTGCTGCGCGAGCTGCGGTCCCTGATGCCGCATGCGAAGGCGCTCACCCCGTACGGCATGACCGAATGCCTGGCGGTGGCCGCCATCGACCTCGAAGAGATCGACGCAGCGGGCGAGGGATCCGGCGTGTGCGTCGGCCACCCCGTGCCCCGGGTCGAGCTCGCTGTCGCTCCGATGGACGGCGAAGGCCGCACCACCGGCGAGATCTCCCAGGATCACGGCGTGAGCGGCGAGGTGCTCGTGCGCGCCCCGCACGTGCGCGACCGCTACCTGATGCTGTGGGGCACCACCCATCGCTCCATGCGCTTCACCGGCTGGCACGCCACCGGCGACGTCGGCCACCTCGACGAGGACGGCCGGCTGTGGATCGAAGGCCGCGCGGACCACGTCCTGGCCACGGCCGACGGGCTCTTCACCCCGGTGCAGGTCGAGGACGCGGCCGAGACCGTGCCGACGGTGCGCCGGGCCGGCGCCGCCGTCGTCGGCCCTCGCGGCACCCAGCAGGTCGTGGTGATCCTGGAGACCGAGGACGGCTACCGCGCCGGGAAGGCGGGACGACCCCGTGCCGCCTCCACGTCCCTGCAGGAGGCCGTCCGTCGCGCAGTGCGGGAGCGCTCCGGCGCGGAGGTGGTCGCGGTGTTCACCACCAGCTGTCTGCCCACCGACATCCGCCACAACTCCAAGATCGACCGGGCGGCCCTGGCCCGCTGGGCCGGACAGACCCTGCGGGGGGAGAGGGCCGACGCCCTGTGA
- a CDS encoding 3-oxoacyl-ACP synthase III produces MGNGNTEFVHRNASLLSVEMTLPQVTVTSDEIDDMLAPARKRLRLPKGVLQRVAGVYERRWWKDRDNGWKQGVVLAAERAMAKAAIMRDQVGLLINASVSRQHLEPAVSTGIHHSLGMPTSCMNFDITNACLGFVNAMTMAAGMIDAGQIKYALIVGAEDVEEVQRGTIDRLNSKTSTRDDFNNQFASLTLGSGAAAAVIGPTDEHPEGHRLTVTQARAGTQHHELCVADMQDMRTDSAGLLENGIELILDTWKGANEAGHDFKSIEHVIPHQVSMVYTRNFSKITGVGMERVPVTFPDWGNIAAEAVPMTLAHIQDDVERGERVLLMGVGSGLNTAMMEVQW; encoded by the coding sequence ATGGGGAACGGGAACACGGAATTCGTCCACCGCAATGCCTCCCTGCTCTCGGTCGAGATGACCTTGCCGCAGGTCACGGTCACCTCCGACGAGATCGACGACATGCTGGCCCCGGCCCGCAAGAGGCTGCGACTGCCCAAGGGCGTGCTCCAGCGCGTCGCGGGCGTCTACGAGCGCCGCTGGTGGAAGGACCGCGACAACGGCTGGAAGCAGGGTGTCGTGCTCGCCGCCGAGCGTGCCATGGCCAAGGCCGCTATCATGCGCGACCAGGTCGGTCTTCTGATCAACGCCTCGGTCTCCCGTCAGCATCTCGAGCCGGCGGTCTCCACCGGGATCCACCACTCGCTGGGCATGCCCACCAGCTGCATGAACTTCGACATCACCAATGCGTGCCTGGGCTTCGTCAACGCCATGACGATGGCTGCCGGCATGATCGACGCAGGGCAGATCAAGTACGCCTTGATCGTCGGCGCCGAGGACGTCGAGGAGGTCCAGCGCGGCACCATCGACCGACTGAACTCCAAGACCTCCACCCGGGACGACTTCAACAACCAGTTCGCCTCCCTGACCCTGGGATCCGGGGCGGCCGCCGCGGTCATCGGCCCGACCGACGAGCACCCGGAAGGCCATCGCCTCACCGTCACCCAGGCCCGTGCCGGCACACAGCACCACGAGCTGTGCGTGGCCGACATGCAGGACATGCGCACCGATTCCGCCGGTCTGCTGGAGAACGGGATCGAGCTGATCCTGGACACCTGGAAGGGCGCCAACGAGGCCGGCCATGACTTCAAGAGCATCGAGCACGTGATCCCGCACCAGGTCTCGATGGTCTACACCCGCAACTTCTCGAAGATCACCGGGGTGGGCATGGAGCGCGTCCCGGTGACCTTCCCGGACTGGGGCAACATCGCCGCCGAGGCGGTGCCGATGACCCTGGCGCACATCCAGGACGACGTGGAGCGGGGCGAGCGCGTGCTCCTGATGGGCGTCGGCTCCGGCCTGAACACCGCGATGATGGAGGTCCAGTGGTGA
- a CDS encoding sugar phosphate isomerase/epimerase family protein: protein MSPRRDRPGTSTPRPDARKPLTRPNKAQRSSRDALSRRLAAGDPRSEQDPQRRIPVGLSTSSVFPSGVEEAFRLADRIGYDGIEVMVSYPKDSQDPELLRTYVERYDQPILSLHAPTLFFLQGLWGRDAWVKVERTVEIAKELGVPTVVAHPPFRWQGGYARDFVTGVAELEDRHGIAIAVENMYPWRLGVRELLNYLPDHDPTDEDYEHVTVDLSHAATAGDDALEMIDRLGDRLTHLHLADGSGRTTKDEHLPPGEGNQPCAEVLRRLANRGWEGSVLLEVSTSSNTDKREAILRQCLLFARHHLGHHLEDDDSAA from the coding sequence AGCGCTCCAGCCGCGATGCGCTGAGCCGTCGGCTCGCCGCAGGCGACCCCCGCAGCGAGCAGGACCCGCAGCGCCGCATCCCCGTCGGCCTGTCGACCTCCTCCGTGTTCCCCTCGGGGGTGGAGGAGGCCTTCCGCCTGGCGGACCGGATCGGCTACGACGGCATCGAGGTGATGGTCTCCTATCCCAAGGACAGCCAGGACCCCGAGCTGCTGCGGACCTACGTCGAGCGCTACGACCAGCCGATCCTCTCCCTCCATGCGCCCACCCTGTTCTTCCTGCAGGGCCTGTGGGGCCGCGACGCCTGGGTCAAGGTCGAGCGCACCGTCGAGATCGCCAAGGAGCTCGGGGTGCCCACCGTCGTGGCGCACCCGCCGTTCCGCTGGCAGGGCGGCTATGCGCGCGACTTCGTCACCGGGGTCGCCGAGCTCGAGGACCGGCACGGCATCGCGATCGCGGTGGAGAACATGTACCCGTGGCGCCTCGGAGTGCGGGAGCTGCTGAACTACCTGCCCGATCACGACCCGACCGACGAGGACTACGAGCACGTGACCGTCGATCTGTCCCATGCCGCCACCGCCGGCGACGATGCGCTGGAGATGATCGACCGTCTCGGGGACCGCCTGACCCACCTCCACCTGGCCGACGGCTCCGGACGCACCACCAAGGACGAGCACCTGCCCCCGGGCGAGGGGAATCAGCCCTGCGCCGAGGTGCTGCGGCGCCTGGCCAACCGCGGCTGGGAGGGGTCCGTGCTGCTCGAGGTCAGCACCAGCAGCAACACGGACAAGCGGGAGGCGATCCTGCGCCAGTGCCTGCTGTTCGCCCGTCACCATCTCGGCCATCACCTCGAGGACGACGACTCCGCGGCCTGA